From Canis lupus dingo isolate Sandy chromosome 24, ASM325472v2, whole genome shotgun sequence, a single genomic window includes:
- the WFDC3 gene encoding WAP four-disulfide core domain protein 3, with protein sequence MSSCCFFLKALLALGSLTSWVAAGEHVKEGECPPDKNPCKELCQGDESCLAGQKCCSTGCGRVCQGGIPEGRKGDCPRAVRKQSCFQRCVTDETCPGIKKCCTFGCNKSCVVPVPKPKLESGGECPADPLPCEELCDRDESCPQGQKCCSTGCGHACRGDIKGGRGGDCPDILVGLCIVGCMMDENCQAGAKCCKSGCGRFCFSPVLPPEPAMNSNWTSGLILH encoded by the exons ATGTCTAGCTGCTGCTTCTTCCTGAAGGCACTTCTTGCTCTTGGGTCCCTGACATCCTGGGTGGCTGCAGGAGAGCATG TGAAAGAAGGAGAATGCCCTCCTGATAAGAACCCATGTAAAGAGCTGTGCCAGGGGGATGAATCGTGTCTGGCTGGGCAGAAGTGCTGCAGCACTGGCTGTGGTCGGGTCTGCCAAGGAGGCATTCCAGAGG GGAGGAAAGGAGATTGCCCCAGGGCTGTTCGGAAACAATCCTGTTTTCAAAGGTGCGTCACTGATGAGACTTGTCCGGGTATAAAGAAATGCTGCACGTTTGGCTGCAACAAGAGCTGTGTGGTCCCAGTCCCTAAGCCAAAGCTGG AGTCTGGTGGTGAATGTCCTGCTGACCCCCTTCCATGTGAGGAGCTATGTGACAGGGATGAGTCCTGTCCCCAGGGGCAAAAATGCTGTAGCACCGGCTGTGGGCACGCCTGCCGCGGAGACATTAAGGGAG GGCGGGGTGGTGATTGTCCAGACATTTTGGTGGGCCTGTGCATTGTTGGCTGCATGATGGATGAGAACTGCCAGGCTGGGGCAAAATGCTGCAAGTCAGGCTGTGGCCGCTTCTGTTTCTCTCCAGTTCTGCCACCGGAACCAGCCATGAACTCCAACTGGACCTCAGGTCTGATTCTGCATTAG